Below is a window of Halarcobacter anaerophilus DNA.
TGACTTAACTCTTCTTCTCCAATTGATGATTGATAAAAAGGTATCTCTTTCATATGTTAACTCCATCTATTGTAAATCTATCTAATTTTGTTTTTTCTAACTCGTTTTTTAAAAATTGTTGTAACTGTTTTTTTATATTTTCCCAATTAATCATGCTTTTATCCTTTATTTTGGGCTAAACCTTATAATTATATTTTAATCTTCCTTTGTTTTTTCATAAATTTCATCTAAAAATAACGAAGTAGTTTCTTTTATTTTGCTTTTTCTTAATAAAAGCCTCTCTTTTATAGCAATTAGCTCATCTAACTGAAAATATTCTAAATAGTTTGGATTAATTTCAACAGCGTCTTCACCGTTTACTGAAATCAGCTCTTTTATCTCTTCTATTAGCTCTTCTTTTTCCATCTATTTCTCAAACTTTTTTACAATCTGTTCTAAATATAATTCCATTTTTTCTACACCTATATCTTTCTCTTTGCTTTGGCAACATTTACAACATGTTCCCGCATCCGTCGATTCTCCGATTTTTTCAATAGAATCGGCATTTTTCTCTTTTATAGAGTAAATTATTTCTCCTAATGTCACATTTCTGCACTTACACACTACATAAGAGTGGGGAAATTTTCTCGCCATCTATTTTATATACCTTTGCTTTTTTTAATAAGTTCATAAGCCTCATTTATCTCTTGAAGTTTTTTAGTAGCTTGTTCAATAATATCTTCAGAAGCTCCCTGCCCCGCAACAATATCCGGATGATGCTGTTTTACCAATTTTCTATAATTTTTCTTTAAAGTATTACTGTCATCAGTCGGATTTGATTCTAAGATTTCATAAGCTTTTTCCAAAGATAAAGCTTGATTTGCTTTTTGTTCTCTGTAAAAATTTTCAAATTTATTTACAAGATTTTCAAAATCGGCTTTTTTGATTTGTAATGCAGTTGCTATATCTTCCGCAATCATAAATTCAGTCTGAGAAAACTCTTGATCAATATATGCCAAGTTTAGAAGATATTCCAATATTTTAACACGTTTTGCATAGTCATGTTTTGTTATTTTATACAGCTTTTCACAGATAAGAATAGTATTGTCAAAACTCTCTTTCTCTTTTTTATAAATCTCTTTTAACTTTTCTCTAATCTCTTCACTATTTTCAAAATGTTGTGAAATATCTGTAAAAGTGTGTTTTAACATCTGAGCTTCAAGCTCACTAACTTGCCCGTCAGCTTTTGCAACTTTTGCCATAAGTGCAATTAAAAGACCAGCTTCATGGTTCATTAAATCCCCGTCAAACTTCTCTTTTATATCAAGCTTGATATTTTCAAACTTTTCTGTTTTGTAGCCTCTTGCAATAAAATAAAGTATAACCCCGATAATAAGTAAAACTATAAGTTTCATCATAATCCTTTAAAAATAATGGCAAGATTTTAACAAAGTTTTAATAAGTCCGAGTTTACAAAACCTTATACTAATGATTATCTTTAAATACCTTCCAAGCAGAGATAAGCAAGATAACACCTAAAATAATAGAAATATATTCAGAATTTACAAAACTTAACAACATAGATCCTACTGCTGCTCCAACTAAAGAGCCGACAATCATAAATGTAAAAAATTTCTTTTCAATCATAATCTCTTGAAACTGTTCACTTTTTGAATATCTAAAAAAAGCCATAAGCATGGTCGGCAGACTGATACAAAGAGAAATACTACCTGCAAGTTTGGGATCAAGTCCAAATAGCAAAATTAGAGTGGGAAGTATAAACTCGCCACCTGCTACACCTAAAACAGCAGCAATAATTCCAATTAAAATACCTGAAATAATACCCGATAGAAACAGTATAATTTTATTTTCAAACAGAGGTTTACTTGAAGTTAAATAATCATGCCCTAAAAGCATTGAAAAAGCTAAAACTATTAAAAGTATAAATATTATCTTATTTAAAATTTCTTGTTTTATTTTCAAGGCATAATTTGCACCGACGTACGCTCCGAACAAACTTCCTAAAAGAATATTGATTATAATAAAAAAGTGAGGAACTATTTCATCAAAACTTATTGTATAACTTCTGAAAAAAAGAGAGAAAACAACAACAGCTAAAGAAACAATTTTATTTATAATAATTGCATTTAAAGTAGCAAATTTAAAAAAACCGACTAAAATAGGAAGCCTGAATTCTGCACCGCCTAAACCTATTAATCCTCCTAAAGAAGCAACTAAACCACCACTTAGAAATGAATAAAAATTTTTATTCTTCAAAATATAAACCTTTAAAATATAATTTTCTTATTTTAAAGTTTATCAAAGATGCATTTCTTATTCCTCTAAAATATAGAAAAATTTAAAAACACAATTTTCCAAGCTAACTGATTTTTTAACAAAAATTAGGTAGAATCACTACTTTTAAAACAAACTTGGAGATGTATATGTTTGGAATGGGTTTTATGGAAATACTTTTAATTGCGATTGTGGCAATTATTGCGTTGGGTCCTGAAAAACTACCTACTGCTATGGTAGAAATTGCAAAGTTTTTAAAGAAGTTTAAATCAGGTATTGAAGATGCAAAATCTACATTGGATAATGAACTCAATGTCTCGGAAATGAAAGAAGAGGCAGCTAAATACAAAGCTCAAATTGAAGAAGCAAAATCTACTTTAAACTTAAAAGAAAATCTTGATTTGGGATTAAATGATATTATAAACGAAGATATGAAGAAGCCTGAAAAAGCTGATGATAATAAAGAAAAAGTATCATTAAAAGAACCGAAAAAAAAGAAAAACAAAGAGAAGGCTTTGGAAAAAGAGAATGAAGATTTAGAAA
It encodes the following:
- a CDS encoding (2Fe-2S)-binding protein yields the protein MARKFPHSYVVCKCRNVTLGEIIYSIKEKNADSIEKIGESTDAGTCCKCCQSKEKDIGVEKMELYLEQIVKKFEK
- a CDS encoding TerB family tellurite resistance protein, producing MKLIVLLIIGVILYFIARGYKTEKFENIKLDIKEKFDGDLMNHEAGLLIALMAKVAKADGQVSELEAQMLKHTFTDISQHFENSEEIREKLKEIYKKEKESFDNTILICEKLYKITKHDYAKRVKILEYLLNLAYIDQEFSQTEFMIAEDIATALQIKKADFENLVNKFENFYREQKANQALSLEKAYEILESNPTDDSNTLKKNYRKLVKQHHPDIVAGQGASEDIIEQATKKLQEINEAYELIKKSKGI
- a CDS encoding sulfite exporter TauE/SafE family protein — encoded protein: MKNKNFYSFLSGGLVASLGGLIGLGGAEFRLPILVGFFKFATLNAIIINKIVSLAVVVFSLFFRSYTISFDEIVPHFFIIINILLGSLFGAYVGANYALKIKQEILNKIIFILLIVLAFSMLLGHDYLTSSKPLFENKIILFLSGIISGILIGIIAAVLGVAGGEFILPTLILLFGLDPKLAGSISLCISLPTMLMAFFRYSKSEQFQEIMIEKKFFTFMIVGSLVGAAVGSMLLSFVNSEYISIILGVILLISAWKVFKDNH
- the tatB gene encoding Sec-independent protein translocase protein TatB produces the protein MYMFGMGFMEILLIAIVAIIALGPEKLPTAMVEIAKFLKKFKSGIEDAKSTLDNELNVSEMKEEAAKYKAQIEEAKSTLNLKENLDLGLNDIINEDMKKPEKADDNKEKVSLKEPKKKKNKEKALEKENEDLEKTEEMK